A DNA window from Gemmatimonadota bacterium contains the following coding sequences:
- a CDS encoding LptF/LptG family permease, whose amino-acid sequence MIRILDRLVAGTFLRHFLVFVFAGPPLLVIGHITENMDDFIDRGLSVAEVAEAYVFMMPMFIKWSFPFAALIAAVFTVHGMTTHRELVAAKAGGISFHRIIVPIVVMGVLLTGVALALTELEPRGNRIAAAILRNEDPRRSWRTDFVYRSESGLTWQIGRLTAGDGRMTGVVIERPPKDGSTGLHILAESAVWDSIQGWRLQRGYLRTLTADSAEQSIQFNRLVMRDMVERPDELLEAPREPDEMTYAEIGHLAGILERTGGNAAELLVKREQKLSLAVATLVVLLFGAPLATSNQRGGTAYGIGISLGTVIVYILMLKISGAVGEAGAISPLMAAWLPNFVFFGAALVLLARVRT is encoded by the coding sequence GTGATCCGGATTCTCGACCGGCTCGTTGCCGGGACCTTCCTGCGCCACTTCCTGGTCTTCGTGTTCGCCGGCCCCCCGCTCCTCGTCATCGGCCACATCACGGAGAACATGGACGACTTCATCGATCGCGGCCTGAGCGTCGCCGAGGTCGCGGAGGCGTACGTGTTCATGATGCCGATGTTCATCAAATGGTCATTCCCGTTCGCTGCCCTGATCGCGGCGGTCTTCACGGTCCACGGAATGACGACCCACCGTGAGCTCGTCGCGGCCAAAGCCGGGGGCATTTCGTTTCATCGCATCATTGTGCCCATCGTGGTGATGGGCGTGCTGCTCACCGGTGTGGCGCTCGCGCTCACCGAGCTCGAGCCGCGCGGCAACCGCATCGCCGCGGCGATCCTACGAAACGAGGATCCGCGGCGCTCTTGGCGCACCGACTTCGTCTACCGCTCCGAGAGCGGTCTGACATGGCAGATCGGTCGACTCACTGCCGGCGACGGGCGCATGACGGGGGTAGTGATCGAGCGTCCACCCAAGGACGGTTCGACCGGACTGCACATACTCGCGGAGTCTGCGGTCTGGGACTCAATACAAGGATGGAGGTTGCAGCGAGGTTATCTGCGCACGCTCACGGCCGATTCGGCGGAGCAGTCCATCCAGTTCAATCGCCTCGTCATGCGGGACATGGTCGAGAGACCGGACGAGCTGTTGGAAGCTCCGCGTGAGCCGGACGAGATGACCTACGCTGAGATCGGTCACCTCGCGGGCATCCTCGAGCGCACGGGGGGCAATGCCGCGGAACTGCTGGTAAAACGTGAGCAGAAGCTGTCGCTCGCGGTCGCAACGCTCGTCGTGCTCTTGTTCGGTGCGCCGCTGGCGACGAGCAACCAGCGGGGTGGGACAGCCTACGGGATAGGCATCTCGCTCGGGACCGTGATCGTCTACATCCTGATGCTCAAGATCTCCGGGGCGGTCGGTGAGGCGGGAGCCATCTCGCCGCTCATGGCGGCGTGGCTCCCCAACTTCGTCTTTTTTGGGGCGGCTCTGGTACTCCTGGCGCGAGTACGCACCTGA
- a CDS encoding LptF/LptG family permease has protein sequence MGMGVLTRYLIRVHVGPFLFALSTLTALLFLNAVAQRIEGLLGKGLPWQVVVEFLALSLPHTIALSLPMSVLVAVLYAFSDMTSSNEITAMSAGGIRPARLLVPLVGMGALMTGVMLYFNDVVLPESNHRLKNLMVDIARKSPTLELREQIVNEIPIESGLDRYFLIATRIDPVESTLEEVTIFDGNNPIRRRTTYAARGEMVFNEEKTDLYLTLYDGVVHEVQSDRVGGFQRLYFEKQIIPLRGVGNELVRRFGGTDRSDREMGFALLAENARAREIELDSVRSESQAATLEAVRLALGRPTSDDSAAVAKLRAGRVRGLVAVTGDGETLLSRDAVTQGAVISSRTRAIRAASLRQTAYRYRVEIHKKLAIAFACIVFTLIGPPLAMRFPRGGVGMVVLASSMIFSIYWTGLIGGEILADRRIAGPAVTMWMANVVFFIVGIVLVSRMGRAGSTIRGGGMLDDLLSNAGDSLARLLGGRREGVAP, from the coding sequence ATGGGCATGGGAGTCCTTACCAGATACCTGATCAGGGTCCACGTCGGCCCCTTCCTGTTCGCCCTCTCGACGCTGACTGCGCTCCTTTTCCTCAACGCAGTCGCACAACGAATCGAGGGGCTCCTGGGCAAAGGGCTCCCGTGGCAGGTGGTTGTTGAGTTTCTGGCCCTCTCCTTACCTCATACGATCGCGTTGTCCCTCCCGATGTCGGTGCTCGTGGCGGTGCTCTACGCATTCAGCGACATGACGTCGTCAAACGAGATCACCGCAATGTCCGCCGGAGGCATTCGCCCGGCGCGCCTCCTCGTACCTCTCGTGGGCATGGGCGCCCTCATGACAGGCGTCATGTTGTACTTCAACGACGTCGTGCTGCCCGAATCCAACCATCGGTTAAAGAACCTCATGGTGGACATCGCTCGCAAGAGCCCGACGCTTGAGTTGCGAGAGCAGATCGTAAACGAGATCCCCATCGAATCGGGGCTCGACAGGTACTTTTTGATCGCGACGCGCATCGACCCCGTTGAGAGTACGCTGGAAGAAGTCACGATTTTCGACGGGAATAATCCGATCCGCCGGCGCACGACGTACGCCGCGCGCGGCGAGATGGTCTTCAATGAGGAGAAGACGGATCTCTACCTGACGCTCTACGACGGCGTCGTGCACGAGGTGCAGAGCGACCGCGTAGGGGGCTTCCAACGCCTCTACTTCGAGAAGCAGATCATCCCGCTGCGCGGTGTCGGGAACGAATTGGTGCGGCGCTTCGGTGGTACCGACCGCTCGGACCGCGAGATGGGCTTCGCTCTGCTCGCCGAGAACGCCAGGGCGAGAGAGATCGAGCTAGACTCAGTGCGGAGCGAGAGTCAGGCCGCGACCTTGGAGGCCGTGAGGCTGGCGCTGGGGCGGCCCACGAGCGACGACTCGGCCGCGGTCGCGAAGCTGCGGGCTGGGCGCGTGCGCGGACTGGTGGCGGTCACCGGGGACGGTGAAACGCTGCTTTCCCGGGACGCGGTCACCCAGGGCGCTGTGATCTCCAGCCGCACACGCGCAATCCGGGCAGCGTCGCTGAGACAGACCGCTTACCGTTACAGGGTCGAGATCCACAAGAAGCTCGCGATCGCCTTCGCGTGCATCGTCTTCACGTTGATCGGCCCGCCCCTCGCGATGCGCTTCCCGCGGGGTGGAGTCGGCATGGTCGTGCTGGCATCGAGCATGATCTTCAGCATCTACTGGACCGGACTCATCGGCGGCGAGATCCTCGCGGACCGCCGCATCGCGGGCCCCGCAGTCACGATGTGGATGGCGAACGTGGTCTTCTTCATCGTCGGCATCGTCTTGGTCAGCCGTATGGGACGCGCGGGCTCTACGATCCGTGGCGGCGGCATGCTCGACGACCTCTTGAGCAACGCGGGCGACAGCCTTGCGCGCCTCCTGGGAGGCCGGAGAGAAGGAGTGGCCCCGTGA
- the metH gene encoding methionine synthase, translating into MASSAGRARLIREELQRRILVLDGAMGTMIQHHDLSEEDFRGQRFTDTDSDLFGANDILCLSQPDLIRGIHVEYLEAGADLIETNTFSANRISLADYGLQEIARELNRAAARLARDAADDIEARDPSRTCWVAGALGPTNRTASISPDVGDPGARNVTFDELVRAFQEQAHGLLEGGVDILLIETAFDTLNAKAALYALSLVLAEAGVDTPVMMSGTITDQSGRTLSGQTPEAFYNAIVHGVHPGPGRESGLLSVGLNCALGIDQLRPHLEELSDVARLPISCYPNAGLPNEFGEYDDTPEHMASVTSDFVDAGFLNIVGGCCGTTPDHIRAIADIVAGRAPRTVPEPPRRTRLSGLEPLTIGPDSLFVNVGERTNVSGSKRFASLIEEGDYEAAVEVARQQVQGGAQIIDVNMDEGLLDGVAAMPRFLNLLASEPEIARIPVMVDSSDWDVIEAGLKTLQGKGVVNSISLKDGEDTFRERARLVRRYGAAAVVMAFDEEGQADTLERKVEICERVYRILVDEEGFLPEDIIFDANVFAVATGMEEHDEYAIRFIEAVRQIKQSCPHALTSGGISNVSFSFRGSPEVREAMHTAFLYHAIAAGLDMGIVNAGALPVYDEIPAELLEPVEDVLFARSPDATETLTQIALNRSGTTERRTEEDLTWRTLDVHERLKHALVQGIDKFVEEDAEAARQELPLALHVIEGPLMDGMNVVGDLFGSGRMFLPQVVKSARVMKKAVAYLTPFLEAEKSGATDKGTVLLATVKGDVHDIGKSIVGVVLQCNGYSVIDLGVMVPAERILETARAQKVDVIGLSGLITPSLVQMVHVAKEMQRTGFDTPLLIGGATTSKAHTAVKIERNYDGATVHVLDASRAVGVVSALLDEERRDGYIAEVRAGYESERERRAQRTARTELLSIAVARERAEKLDWSSYDPPAPLRQGVHVFDVEIAELRPYIDWTPFFQAWELAGKYPAILDDEIVGEQAQSLWADAGALLDRLVTDGRVRARAVVGFFPANAIGDDVELYTSADRTERLTVLHHLRQQFAKGGRANRCLADFVAPADAGKPDWVGGFAVTAGIGVEEMARELEDANDDYSAILVKSVADRLAEALAELMHERVRRELWGYTPEEQLSNDALVRETYRGIRPAPGYPACPDHTEKRTLFELLDVEKSLGIELTESFAMTPTASVSGWYLSHPDAVYFGVGRIARDQVEDYARRKGWTMEEAELWLSPNLGYDPEGDTP; encoded by the coding sequence ATGGCGTCATCCGCGGGTCGGGCCCGTTTGATTCGGGAAGAGTTGCAGCGCAGGATCCTCGTCCTCGACGGCGCCATGGGCACCATGATCCAGCATCACGATCTGAGCGAAGAGGACTTCCGCGGTCAGCGCTTCACCGACACCGACTCCGACCTTTTCGGAGCCAATGACATCCTGTGCCTTTCGCAGCCCGATTTGATTCGCGGGATCCATGTGGAGTACCTGGAGGCGGGCGCAGACCTGATCGAGACCAATACGTTCAGCGCCAATCGGATCTCACTCGCGGACTACGGGCTGCAAGAGATCGCACGTGAGCTCAATCGCGCGGCCGCCCGTCTCGCGCGCGACGCCGCGGACGACATCGAGGCGCGCGATCCCTCCCGCACGTGCTGGGTCGCTGGCGCGCTCGGCCCCACCAACCGCACGGCATCCATCTCGCCCGACGTGGGTGATCCCGGCGCGCGCAACGTCACCTTCGATGAGCTCGTGCGCGCGTTCCAGGAACAGGCGCATGGCCTGCTCGAAGGCGGAGTCGACATCCTTCTCATCGAGACTGCGTTCGACACGCTGAACGCAAAAGCGGCGCTGTACGCGCTCTCTCTGGTGCTCGCCGAAGCGGGGGTCGATACGCCGGTGATGATGTCCGGGACGATCACCGACCAGAGCGGGCGCACGCTCTCCGGCCAGACGCCCGAGGCGTTCTACAACGCGATCGTACACGGCGTGCACCCGGGACCGGGTCGCGAGAGCGGGCTACTCAGTGTAGGGCTCAACTGCGCGCTCGGAATCGACCAGCTGCGACCGCACCTGGAAGAGCTGTCCGACGTAGCTCGGCTTCCCATCAGCTGCTATCCCAATGCAGGGCTTCCGAACGAGTTCGGCGAATACGACGACACTCCGGAGCACATGGCGAGCGTGACGTCGGACTTCGTGGACGCGGGATTCCTGAACATCGTGGGCGGCTGCTGCGGGACGACCCCAGACCACATCAGGGCGATCGCAGATATCGTCGCGGGGCGGGCGCCGCGCACCGTCCCCGAGCCGCCTCGACGTACGCGGCTGTCCGGTCTCGAGCCGCTGACGATCGGTCCTGACTCGCTGTTCGTGAACGTCGGCGAACGCACCAACGTCTCGGGCTCCAAGCGCTTCGCAAGCCTCATCGAGGAAGGTGACTACGAGGCCGCGGTCGAGGTCGCCCGTCAGCAGGTGCAGGGCGGAGCCCAGATCATCGATGTGAACATGGACGAGGGGCTGCTCGACGGAGTCGCCGCGATGCCGCGCTTCCTCAACCTCCTCGCGTCCGAGCCGGAGATCGCGCGCATCCCGGTGATGGTCGACTCCTCCGACTGGGACGTGATCGAGGCCGGCCTCAAGACGCTTCAGGGCAAGGGCGTCGTGAATTCGATCTCGCTGAAGGACGGCGAGGACACGTTCCGCGAGCGAGCGCGCCTCGTGCGCCGGTACGGCGCCGCAGCAGTCGTGATGGCGTTCGACGAAGAGGGCCAGGCGGACACCCTTGAGCGCAAAGTCGAGATCTGTGAGCGCGTCTACAGGATCCTCGTAGACGAAGAGGGCTTCCTTCCCGAGGATATCATCTTCGACGCCAACGTCTTCGCCGTGGCAACCGGAATGGAAGAGCACGACGAATACGCGATCCGGTTCATCGAGGCGGTACGGCAAATCAAACAATCGTGTCCGCACGCGCTGACGAGCGGCGGCATCAGCAACGTTTCGTTCTCCTTTCGGGGCAGCCCAGAGGTGAGAGAGGCGATGCACACGGCCTTCCTCTACCACGCGATCGCCGCAGGGCTCGACATGGGCATCGTGAACGCGGGTGCCTTGCCGGTCTACGATGAGATTCCAGCAGAGCTGCTCGAGCCCGTGGAGGATGTGCTCTTCGCGCGATCTCCAGACGCCACCGAAACCCTCACTCAAATCGCTCTGAACCGGTCCGGCACCACGGAACGCCGCACCGAGGAGGACCTGACGTGGCGGACGCTCGACGTTCATGAGCGGCTGAAGCACGCGCTCGTGCAGGGCATCGACAAGTTCGTCGAGGAGGACGCGGAAGCAGCGCGCCAGGAGCTTCCGCTGGCGCTCCACGTCATCGAGGGCCCGCTCATGGATGGAATGAATGTCGTCGGCGACCTCTTCGGCAGCGGACGCATGTTCTTGCCACAGGTCGTGAAGAGCGCGCGAGTGATGAAGAAGGCGGTGGCGTACCTGACTCCGTTCCTGGAAGCGGAGAAGTCGGGCGCGACCGACAAGGGCACCGTGCTGCTCGCCACGGTGAAAGGTGACGTGCACGACATCGGCAAGAGCATCGTGGGCGTCGTGCTTCAGTGTAACGGCTACTCGGTGATCGACCTCGGGGTCATGGTGCCCGCCGAGCGCATCCTGGAAACCGCGCGCGCGCAGAAGGTCGACGTGATCGGCCTGTCCGGGCTGATCACACCGTCGCTTGTCCAGATGGTGCACGTCGCCAAGGAGATGCAGAGGACGGGCTTCGACACGCCGCTCCTGATCGGGGGCGCGACGACATCAAAGGCGCACACCGCTGTGAAGATCGAGCGCAACTACGACGGCGCGACCGTGCACGTGCTGGACGCCTCCCGAGCGGTCGGGGTCGTGTCCGCGCTGCTCGATGAAGAGCGTCGAGACGGCTACATCGCCGAGGTGCGAGCTGGTTATGAGTCCGAGCGCGAGCGGCGTGCGCAGCGCACCGCTCGAACAGAGTTGCTGTCGATCGCGGTGGCCCGCGAGCGCGCCGAGAAGCTGGATTGGTCCTCGTACGACCCGCCAGCACCGTTGCGGCAAGGGGTTCATGTCTTCGACGTGGAGATCGCGGAACTGCGGCCATACATCGATTGGACGCCCTTCTTCCAGGCCTGGGAGTTGGCAGGCAAATATCCGGCGATCCTCGACGACGAGATCGTCGGCGAACAGGCTCAGAGCCTATGGGCCGATGCCGGGGCGCTCCTGGACCGTCTCGTAACCGATGGTCGGGTGCGCGCGCGCGCCGTCGTGGGCTTCTTCCCTGCCAACGCGATCGGCGACGACGTCGAGCTGTACACATCAGCTGACCGCACAGAACGCCTCACCGTGCTCCACCATCTTCGTCAACAGTTCGCGAAGGGTGGGAGGGCGAACCGCTGTTTGGCGGATTTCGTCGCTCCGGCTGACGCCGGCAAACCCGACTGGGTCGGTGGCTTCGCGGTTACGGCCGGCATTGGCGTAGAGGAGATGGCGCGCGAGCTGGAGGACGCCAACGACGACTACAGCGCGATTCTGGTGAAGTCGGTCGCGGACCGGCTCGCGGAGGCACTCGCCGAGCTCATGCACGAACGCGTCCGCCGCGAACTGTGGGGGTACACTCCGGAAGAACAGTTGTCGAACGACGCGCTCGTCCGGGAGACGTACCGAGGGATCCGGCCGGCCCCCGGTTACCCCGCGTGTCCGGACCATACCGAGAAGCGCACACTCTTCGAGCTGCTGGACGTCGAGAAGTCGCTCGGCATCGAGCTCACAGAGAGCTTCGCGATGACCCCGACGGCATCCGTGAGCGGTTGGTACCTGTCGCATCCCGACGCGGTGTACTTCGGCGTGGGCCGCATCGCGCGCGATCAAGTCGAGGATTACGCCAGGCGAAAAGGGTGGACCATGGAAGAAGCGGAGCTCTGGTTGTCGCCCAATCTCGGTTACGATCCGGAAGGAGACACACCGTGA
- the dapF gene encoding diaminopimelate epimerase, with product MKRWPPRPSLGTSFYKAHGLGNDYLVFREGSAWAATPEAVEAVCDRHRGVGSDGVVVLLADHDLDGIRLRMFNPDGSEFERSGNGLRIMASYLAREGLVGEAPFTVEVGGAQIEMTVHGVRGATYDVSVDMGRCRVGPEAVGLEATALEAQGGLTGPDGLPLHVVPVSVGNPHLVTLVPDLTEELLESLGPFLVSHPALSDGANVQLATPLGPGHVRALIWERGVGRTSASGTSACAVAVAAVAEGLVEAGDVTVEMPGGSLVVSVSSEYHTVLRGPVEEVLSGELAAGWVSRFAAPVSY from the coding sequence ATGAAACGCTGGCCTCCCCGACCCAGTCTCGGCACTTCGTTCTACAAGGCACACGGTTTAGGGAACGACTACCTGGTCTTCCGGGAGGGTTCGGCTTGGGCGGCGACTCCCGAGGCGGTCGAGGCCGTGTGCGATCGGCACCGGGGTGTCGGTTCAGACGGGGTCGTGGTGCTTCTCGCGGACCACGATCTCGACGGAATTCGGTTGCGCATGTTCAACCCCGACGGCAGCGAGTTCGAGCGCAGCGGGAACGGACTGCGGATCATGGCGTCGTACCTCGCGCGGGAGGGCCTCGTGGGCGAGGCGCCCTTCACGGTCGAGGTCGGTGGGGCTCAGATCGAGATGACCGTCCACGGGGTTCGGGGAGCCACATACGATGTCTCAGTCGACATGGGGCGGTGTCGCGTCGGGCCCGAAGCCGTCGGTCTGGAGGCGACCGCGCTCGAGGCGCAGGGGGGGCTCACCGGTCCGGATGGCCTGCCGCTCCACGTCGTCCCGGTCTCGGTGGGCAATCCACACCTAGTCACCCTCGTGCCCGACCTCACCGAAGAGCTGCTCGAGAGTCTCGGCCCCTTCCTGGTATCCCACCCCGCTCTGAGCGACGGAGCGAACGTACAGCTCGCGACGCCGCTCGGTCCCGGCCACGTCCGAGCGCTCATCTGGGAGCGGGGCGTAGGGCGCACCAGTGCTTCGGGCACGAGCGCGTGCGCGGTTGCGGTCGCGGCGGTGGCTGAAGGGCTCGTGGAGGCGGGTGACGTCACGGTGGAGATGCCCGGCGGCTCGCTGGTGGTATCGGTGAGCTCCGAGTACCACACCGTCTTGCGCGGGCCGGTCGAGGAAGTGCTGAGCGGCGAACTAGCGGCAGGGTGGGTCTCGAGATTCGCGGCGCCTGTAAGCTACTAA